A stretch of the Flavobacterium sp. 5 genome encodes the following:
- a CDS encoding ankyrin repeat domain-containing protein, protein MNKKLLISFALVTTFFVSAQQKNTLLEQSFWKTNPDVTTVQAEIAKGNNPSESNDRAFDAVTLAINNDAPNTTIKFLLEQAGNPVTKNTHDNRRYLHWAASKGNIEIVNYLISKGADINYEDSLGTTALVLAASSGQKNTAVYEAFFKAGLDPKKKYKDNVTLLLMAIPYDKDLSLTNYFISKGLSLKDTDKDGNTPFNYATKTGDLNFLKTLVEKGVKYNDNALIIAAQGNRRESNPIEVYQYLVEILKLKPTVVSTDEETILHFLVTKPKQSEIINYFIAKGVDVNKVDKQGNTVLMKAASARENTEALELLLPIVKNSAALNTKGESALTIAVQSGTPKAVEILLNNGADVKIVNKEGYNLGVNLIQSYRPQMNRGPESGNGPKQDPFATKMKLLQDKGLDLAAPQKDGSTLYHFALLKNDLTLLKKLADLKIDVNAKNKEGLTALHKAAMVAKDDVILKYLISIGAKNDIKTEFDETAYALAKENETLTQNNVSVEFLK, encoded by the coding sequence ATGAACAAAAAACTTCTCATTTCATTTGCATTGGTAACTACATTCTTTGTTAGTGCTCAACAAAAAAATACACTTTTGGAACAGTCATTTTGGAAGACAAATCCAGATGTAACTACTGTCCAAGCTGAAATAGCAAAAGGCAATAATCCATCGGAATCTAATGACAGAGCATTTGATGCTGTAACTTTAGCCATTAATAATGATGCCCCAAACACAACAATAAAATTTTTATTAGAACAAGCTGGAAACCCTGTTACCAAAAACACTCACGACAATCGTCGATACTTACACTGGGCGGCCAGCAAAGGAAATATTGAAATTGTAAATTACCTTATATCAAAAGGAGCAGATATTAATTATGAAGATAGTCTTGGAACAACTGCACTTGTTCTGGCAGCAAGCAGTGGTCAAAAAAACACCGCCGTATATGAAGCTTTTTTCAAAGCGGGATTAGACCCTAAGAAAAAATACAAAGACAATGTTACTTTGCTACTTATGGCGATACCATATGACAAAGATCTTTCGTTAACCAATTATTTTATTTCTAAAGGTTTGTCTTTAAAAGACACCGATAAAGACGGAAATACTCCATTTAATTATGCAACAAAAACAGGGGATTTAAACTTTTTAAAAACATTAGTTGAAAAAGGAGTAAAATACAATGACAACGCCCTTATTATTGCAGCACAAGGGAATCGTCGTGAGTCAAATCCTATCGAAGTGTATCAATATTTAGTAGAAATATTAAAATTGAAACCAACTGTTGTTTCTACTGACGAAGAAACTATACTTCACTTTTTAGTTACAAAACCAAAACAATCTGAAATCATTAATTATTTTATCGCTAAAGGTGTTGATGTCAACAAAGTAGATAAACAAGGAAATACTGTTTTAATGAAAGCGGCATCGGCTAGAGAAAATACCGAAGCATTAGAATTGTTACTCCCTATTGTAAAAAACAGTGCTGCTCTAAATACTAAAGGCGAATCAGCTTTAACAATAGCAGTTCAGTCTGGAACTCCAAAGGCTGTCGAAATTTTATTAAACAATGGAGCTGATGTGAAAATTGTAAACAAAGAAGGTTATAATTTAGGAGTAAATTTGATACAATCCTACCGACCACAAATGAATCGTGGGCCAGAAAGTGGGAATGGTCCTAAACAAGATCCTTTTGCTACAAAAATGAAATTACTACAGGACAAAGGATTAGATTTAGCAGCTCCTCAAAAAGACGGAAGTACATTATATCACTTTGCATTATTGAAAAACGACTTAACTTTGCTAAAAAAATTAGCTGATTTAAAAATCGATGTCAATGCCAAAAACAAAGAAGGATTAACAGCCTTGCACAAAGCTGCAATGGTAGCCAAAGATGATGTTATCTTAAAATATCTAATCTCAATTGGAGCCAAAAACGACATTAAAACCGAATTTGATGAAACGGCTTATGCTTTAGCAAAAGAAAACGAAACCTTAACCCAAAACAACGTGTCTGTTGAATTTTTAAAATAA
- a CDS encoding DUF2271 domain-containing protein — protein sequence MKSIFKTVIAFMLLCLISFQGNAQTSKYKCMLQMSNYVGEGAYIVVSLVSPKGEYEKTLYVMGDDKKWYKSLKEWHKFYSKKPTDISATTGASVTGGDRSITTFEIEDSKINKGYKLRFESSVEDQKYYTADLELPLTTEAMADKTEGKGYIRYVRLNKI from the coding sequence ATGAAGTCAATATTTAAAACCGTTATAGCATTTATGCTATTATGCCTTATTTCTTTTCAAGGAAATGCACAAACCAGCAAATACAAATGCATGCTACAAATGTCTAATTATGTAGGCGAAGGTGCTTATATCGTAGTATCACTTGTTAGTCCTAAAGGCGAATACGAGAAAACGCTTTATGTAATGGGAGATGATAAAAAATGGTACAAAAGTTTGAAAGAATGGCATAAATTTTATTCCAAAAAACCAACCGATATTAGCGCTACAACAGGAGCTTCTGTAACTGGAGGAGATCGTAGTATTACCACTTTTGAAATTGAAGATTCTAAAATCAACAAGGGATACAAATTACGTTTTGAATCTTCAGTTGAAGATCAAAAATATTATACTGCCGATTTAGAACTTCCTTTAACAACAGAAGCAATGGCTGATAAAACAGAAGGAAAAGGATATATTCGCTACGTAAGATTGAATAAAATCTAG